One region of Vigna angularis cultivar LongXiaoDou No.4 chromosome 10, ASM1680809v1, whole genome shotgun sequence genomic DNA includes:
- the LOC108336725 gene encoding metalloendoproteinase 5-MMP — MKPNLSAFLLPFLLLLHQSLFTKAGLPLSKVSPNEFKWLRGKNQSKWIVHNFVEQNSSSPQQNQTTKQIKGLSQIKEYFSNFGYLQPSDTFDDSLDQQTVSAIKTYQQSFNLQVTGDLNNETLQLISLPRCAVPDMNFTYNFIGNVSWPKAGNQWFQKINLTYGFLPTSRITANATEVFGQAFTRWANATGRLQTNYDDADIKVGFYNLDDVNADVYGVSFIREEPPSNVKTAEMRLNGKRLWALPSQNGSLSWENDVLDLESVTMHEIGHLLGLDHSFLNESVMFPYILPSQQRKIQLSDSDKNNLLQQ, encoded by the coding sequence ATGAAACCAAACCTTTCAGCGTTCCTATTACcgttccttctccttctccaccAATCCCTTTTCACGAAAGCTGGTCTTCCTCTTTCTAAAGTTTCCCCAAACGAATTCAAGTGGCTCAGGGGAAAAAATCAGTCAAAATGGATTGTTCACAATTTCGTCGAACAAAATTCTTCTTCCCCACAACAAAACCAAACAACAAAGCAAATCAAAGGCTTGTCTCAAATCAAAGAGTACTTTTCTAACTTTGGCTACCTTCAACCCTCTGACACATTCGACGATTCTTTGGATCAGCAAACAGTATCAGCCATCAAGACCTACCAGCAATCTTTCAATCTCCAAGTTACCGGCGACCTAAACAATGAGACATTACAACTAATCTCATTACCCCGCTGTGCTGTCCCCGACATGAATTTTACCTACAACTTCATCGGAAACGTGTCGTGGCCCAAAGCCGGTAACCAGTGGTTCCAAAAGATAAACCTCACGTACGGTTTTCTTCCTACAAGTCGTATCACGGCCAACGCCACGGAAGTGTTCGGACAGGCATTCACGCGGTGGGCGAATGCCACAGGGCGTTTGCAGACAAACTACGATGACGCAGACATTAAGGTTGGATTCTACAATCTCGATGACGTTAACGCGGATGTGTATGGCGTCAGCTTTATAAGGGAGGAACCTCCGTCTAACGTGAAGACGGCGGAGATGCGTCTCAACGGGAAGAGGTTGTGGGCGCTGCCCAGTCAAAATGGCAGCTTGTCGTGGGAGAATGATGTTCTGGATTTGGAGAGTGTGACTATGCATGAGATAGGACATTTACTTGGACTTGACCACTCTTTCTTGAATGAGTCTGTTATGTTCCCTTACATTTTGCCATCACAACAAAGAAAGATACAACTCTCGGACTCCGACAAGAACAATCTTCTCCAACAGTAA
- the LOC128194437 gene encoding uncharacterized protein LOC128194437, producing the protein MVNNALHRHDEQEANGSHDEESPNEATQRAGTRVDPRFNIVELHLRNKYRPFDPFILPTNVRQAYYVPYPPFRSIDKRGWAVAVQTKPRAMTGQGSDKPDKGKGVARPKKRQRKAPKYVLRVPTSSSSTPPSAGDAEDVDPPFHDRPWIEPYGKGFIPSRVASQAITRSIKQQYLTPWPTWGAIPIDDRKPFWERFKKKVQWKAEHESQIHRNFHMKASHRLSEMFRDARIAGERPDWMGEIIWNSLLAHWNTVEFRKKSATAQKNRSSERGGALHTGGSITIHEHAIRMAQALGRAVHVDEVFAQTHVRKGTNEFVDERSRKTHEDFSTRLSQVRSEHGSAPTPDDTTSKGGTLKHQPSSSTSSADEAIQRLTQLLDQRDHENRALREEYSDLRDEFSSFKALVMRALPQTSDTPSIVPPTQPRPSPSPAVPHQPTPVQPTPVQPSTDDQEDEHLSEDYVDF; encoded by the exons atggtcaACAATGCTCTTCATCGACATGACGAACAAGAAGCAAACGGTAGTCATGATGAAGAGTCTCCAAATGAAGCCACTCAGAG agctggtactagagtGGATCCTAGGTTTAACATTGTCGAACTCCACTTGAGAAACAAATATAGaccgtttgatcctttcattcttcCAACTAATGTCAGACAGGCTTATTACgtgccatatccaccattccgcAGTATAGACAAGCGTGGTTGGGCTGTAGCAGtacaaaccaagcctagag CAATGACGGGACAAGGTTCAGATAAACCTGATAAAGGAAAAGGGGTAGCCAGGCCTAAAAAAAGGCAACGGAAGGccccaaagtatgtacttagggtgccta CTTCCTCATCTTCTACACCGCCTTCAGCTGGTGATGCTGAAGATGTTGACCCGCCTttccatgatcgaccatggattgagccatATGGAAAAGG gTTTATTCCCTCCAGagttgcttcccaggccataacacgttcaattaagcaacagtATTTGactccatggcctacttggggagccaTACCTATAGACGACAGAAAGCCATTCTGGGAGCGTTTTAAG AAGAAGGTGCAGTGGAAAGCTGAGCATGAAAGTCAAATTCATAGAAATTttcacatgaaagcatctcatcggctctcagagatgtttagggatgccagGATTGCAGGGGAGCGCCCTGACTGGATGGGCGAAATTATTTGGAACTCTTTGCTTGCACATTGGAACACAGTAGAGTTTCGTAAGAAGTCTGCTACAGCCCAGAAGAACAGATCGTCTGAAAGGGGTGGTGCCttgcatactggtgggtcgatcacgATTCAcgagcatgccattcgtatg gcacaagctctTGGACGAGCGGTCCATGTTGacgaggtctttgcacagacccATGTTCGGAAGGGCACTAAtgaattcgttgatgaaaggtctcgcaagactcat GAAGatttttctacgagactttcacaggttagatccgAACAtgggtcagctcctacaccggatgatacGA catcGAAAGGAGGTACACTGAAGCatcaaccttcttcttccacctcttctgcTGACGAGGCCATCCAGCGCTTGACACAGCTACTGGACCAACGTGACCACGAAAACCGTGCATTGAGAGAAGAATACAGTGACTTGAGAGATGAGTTCTCAAGCTTcaaggccctggtcatgagagcGCTGCCTCAAACTTCAGACACTCCTTCCATTgtccctccgacccagccacgaccctccCCGTCACCCGCCGTCCCTCATcagcccacaccagtccagcccacaccagtccagccatctaCAGATGACCAGGAGGATGAACATCTTTCTGAAGACTATGTAgatttttag
- the LOC128194438 gene encoding glyoxylase I 4-like, protein MNTYVKLFGYGIGIHLLQVEDPSNIPRKKEINPKDNHISFQCESMGAVEKKLEEMEIEYARGTVEEGGIKVDQLFFHDPDGFMIEICNCDILPVIPLPSDMVRSCSITNLQMLQQRQTHQIVKQDSALMLS, encoded by the exons ATGAATACATATGTCAA GCTATTCGGATATGGAATTGGAATTCACTTGCTTCAAGTAGAGGATCCCAGCAACATtccaagaaagaaagaaattaatccGAAAGATAATCACATATCATTCCAG TGTGAAAGCATGGGAGCAGTGGAGAAGAAGCTTGAGGAAATGGAGATAGAATACGCGCGTGGAACGGTGGAAGAAGGCGGGATCAAAGTGGATCAGTTGTTTTTTCATGACCCAGATGGGTTCATGATTGAGATATGCAACTGTGATATCCTTCCCGTGATTCCCTTACCAAGTGACATGGTTAGGTCATGCTCTATAACGAACCTTCAGATGCTTCAACAGAGACAGACACACCAAATTGTGAAACAGGACTCAGCTTTAATGTTATCTTGA